The stretch of DNA TTCGCGGACAGCGAGGCCGCGATCTTCGCCTTCATCAACACGAGGAGCGTGGCGCCTCCGCCCGCGCCGCCCCGCACGAGGCGGATGACCCGCCGGCGGAGGCGATGCCGTTCGGCGATCGCTTCCAGGCGGCGCAAATGGCGCGCGACCCGCTCGATCTCCGGCCGGGACGGGCCATGCGCGAGAGCGGTGAACGAATCCGGCATGTCCGGCCCTTGCTGGCGGGTGACGCCGCGTCGAGCTTAAGCGAGGTGGCGACGGCCCGTCGACCGCGGTAGGCTGACACCATGCTCCTGCGCCCCGAGACACCTGCCGACGCGCCGGCCATCCGCGCGCTCGTCACTGCCGCCTTCCGCGATGCCCCGCATGCGAGCGGAACGGAGGCTGCCATCGTCGATGCCCTGCGGGCGGACAAGGCGCTTGCCCTCTCCCTGGTGGCGGTCGAGGCGGACAGGATCGTCGGGCACATCGCCTTCTCGCCGGTGACGATCGCAGGCTGGTTCGGCCTCGGCCCGCTCGCGGTGCAGCGCGACCGGCGCAGGCGCGGAGTCGGTACGGCCCTGGTGCAGGCGGGGCTCGACGGTCTTGCGGCAAGCGGGGCCGGCGGCTGCGTCGTCCTGGGCGATCCCGCCTTCTACGGCCGGTTCGGCTTCGCCTGCGATCCGGCCCTCATCCTCGCGGGCGTCCCGGCGGCCTATTTCCAGGTCCTGCGTTTCCGGGAAGCGCAACCGGCCGGAGAGGTCCGCTATCACCCCGCCTTCACGGCGGGGTGATAGCGCCGGATCGCACGCGACCGACGACCGGCCGCGACATTTTCTCCGCCGGGTTCGCCGCCCAGGATCGAAACCTTGATCCCGGCCGGGGCTTGCCGCATCGGCTCATTCCTTCGTCCCGGGACCAGGACAATCCCATGGCCTCGCTACCCCGCCCGTGCGTCCACCGGTGACGCCGCGGGCGTCCACGACCGCGCTGATGCCCGTCGCCGAGGCGGCGGCGGCGCTCGCCGCCCTGGCGCGCCCGGTCGCGCCCGTGGTCGTCGGCCCGGCCGAAGCCGTCGGCGCCGTGGCGGCCGGGGACGTCGTGGTCGAAGGCGGCCGGCCGGAGGCGCGGATCGCGCTCCGTGACGGCTGGGCGGTGAGTGCGGCGGAGAGCGTCGGCGCCTCGCCCTACGGACCCGTCCGGCTGTCACGTCCCCCCGCCTGGGTCGAGGCCGGCGCACCGCTTCCCCCCGGCACCGACGCGCTGCTGCCGCCCGAGGCGCTCGGCGCCGGTCCACGGGAGATCGCGGCGCTCGGAGCCGATCAGCGGGAGATCGAGGCCGAGATCGTCGTCGGTGAGGGGACGCGCGCCCCGGGCGCCGAGCTGCCGCCGGGCGCCCGGCTCCTTGCCGCGGGCGAGCGGGTAAGCGCGCTGCACGGCCTCGCCCTGGCGGCAGCGGGCCCGGCCGGGTGGCGATCCGCCGCCCGCACCTGCGGCTCCTCGCCGCCGAGCCCGACACCCTGTCGCCGGTCCTCCGTGCCTGGATCGCGCAGCAGGGCGGCAGCGTCGAAACGGCCTGCCGGCCGGCCGACGGCGATGCCCTCGCCGCATCCCTCCGGGCGCCGGGGGCCGACGCGGTGATCGTCATCGGCGGCACCGGGCCCGGGCGGCGGGACGGCAGCGCCGCCGCCCTCGCGCAGGCCGGGCGGCTCCACGCCCACGGCATCGCCCTGCGGCCCGGCGAGAGCGCCGGTTTCGGCGAGGCGGCGGGACGGCCGGTGCTGCTGCTGCCGGGCCGGCCGGATGCGGCGCTCGCCGCCTGGCTCGCCCTCGGCCGGCCGCTCATGGCGGCCCTCTGCGGCGCCGCACCGGACATCCCCACGGTTCTGCCGCTCACCCGCAAGGTCGCCTCCGTCATCGGCCTGACCGATCTGGTGTTCCTGCGCCGCGTGCCGGCGGGCGCCGCGCCGCTGGGCGGGGCCGAGCTTCCGCTCCACCGCCTGGTCCTGGCCGATGCCGCCCTGCTGGTGCCGCCGGCCCATGAGGGCTATCCCGCCGGGACTCCCGTCGAGGTGCTGCCGCTGTGACCCTCCCTCCCGCCGACCCCTTCCTCGCGCGCCTCGCCGCCGCCTCGCGCCAGGAGCAGTTCCTGGCGGTGGTGAGCCGGGATGAGGCGATGGCGCGCTGGCGCGAGGCCGTGCCGCATGGAGCCCTGCCGCCCGAGACAGTGCCGCTGCACGAGGCCTTGGGGCGCGTGCTCGCCGCCGACATCGCCTCTCCGATCGACGTGCCGCCCTTCGACCGTGCCCTGGTGGACGGGTTCGCCGTGCGCAGCGCCGACACCGAGGGGGCGAGCGAGGCGGCGCCGCGCCGCCTCGTCCTCAACCCCGAGATCCTGGCCTGCGGGATCGCGCCGTCCCTCGCCGTCGGTCCCGGCACCGCGACGCCGATCGCCACCGGCGGCGTGCTGCCCCGGGGCGCCGACGCGGTGGTGATGATCGAGGCGACGGAGTTCGAGGACGGTCCCGAACCGGCGATCGCGCTCGCGCAGGCCGCCGGGCCGGGCCGGTTCGTCGGCTATGCCGGCGCCGACATGGCGCGGGGCGAGACCGTCCTGCGCCGCGCCACCCTGGTCACCGCCCGGGAGATCGGGATGCTCGCCGCCTGCGGCCTCGCCGAAATCCAGGTGGTGCGCCGGCCCCGCGTCGCGGTGCTCTCGACCGGCGACGAGCTGGCGGCGCCGGGCGAGCCTCTCGCTCCGGCCCGGCTCTACGATTCGAACGGCGCCATCGTGGCGGCGAGCGT from Methylobacterium aquaticum encodes:
- a CDS encoding GNAT family N-acetyltransferase, yielding MLLRPETPADAPAIRALVTAAFRDAPHASGTEAAIVDALRADKALALSLVAVEADRIVGHIAFSPVTIAGWFGLGPLAVQRDRRRRGVGTALVQAGLDGLAASGAGGCVVLGDPAFYGRFGFACDPALILAGVPAAYFQVLRFREAQPAGEVRYHPAFTAG
- a CDS encoding molybdopterin-binding protein is translated as MAQQGGSVETACRPADGDALAASLRAPGADAVIVIGGTGPGRRDGSAAALAQAGRLHAHGIALRPGESAGFGEAAGRPVLLLPGRPDAALAAWLALGRPLMAALCGAAPDIPTVLPLTRKVASVIGLTDLVFLRRVPAGAAPLGGAELPLHRLVLADAALLVPPAHEGYPAGTPVEVLPL